One Glycine max cultivar Williams 82 chromosome 1, Glycine_max_v4.0, whole genome shotgun sequence genomic window, aattaCTTGAGAGAGAAGATGTCATTTGTAGATAAAATTACTTGAGTAcccttcaatttaaattattctttaaaagaGAAGTGATTTTTTCGTGCAAGAGAAAAAATGTTGATTGCTAACTTACTCCTAAAAAACAAGTATGGGTAAGTTAGCAAACCCcttttataaattgttttttctattacaaaatttgttaaattattcgatgcttttaattaaaataattcactAAATGTATTACctaaattattgaattaaatgtaacactcaataaattaaaattgtcaacaCTTTGTTGGCACAAAGTGATAACTTTAGGtatgaaataaatcatgttgAGAGAAAAATACTCATCTTGTGTATGCTCACTATCCTCGATGAAGATTATTCATTACTTTTGACAATCAATATTTTGTATCAATATCATGatcaacaaaaataatacaTCATGTAAAGTGGTTATAGTCCCTCTCATGAGTTTATTAATTACAATTCATTcggtaaaattttatatttttaaacaattaatttatttataaaagaagaaaaagaatatcataattaaaattctttaaagaagtaaataaattctttgtttctacaaatagaataatttttaCTTTCGTTATCATaattttggcttaaatatacttttggtaatataatgtttttattgatttttgttcttatacaattatattttgttgttaaAATGCTGGTTGTAAaagtttttgtatattttgattagtttttattttttataagagctgttattttattttactcctTGTAAAATATTGAGTTTCAAGAATGTTGCGTTGAGActtacatattaaaatattcttctttttgtttaaacTAGCCTTCCCATGatgcttttttttatctcatcattttgtatttattctatataagaaaaaaatatttctttacatAAATATTGCATTTCTAACAAAAGTGtttcattataatatatatatatatatatatatatatatatatatatatatatatatatatatatatatatatatatataatacttcaTCTATCCCAGAATAAGTATCTTTCTAATTTGTTTTACACATACCAAGAAAAGCTAATAAATAGgtgaaaaagaataataattttacaaaaccaaccttattaaatagatgaaagagGGAACTCCATCCGTCCCATAATAATCATcatgtaagaagaaaaaatttatcccagattaattatcattttagctTCTCAttgtaacattaattaaatttttttcacttgtaacccttatattattaatgatatgaattacaaaaacaaaaaaaatgaattaatcatGATAAGattatctttataaaattattattttcatctatttattaattttttttgtcggtataaaaaacctaaaacaataattataatgagaTTGAGGGAGTAgtactaaagtgaaatttatTAGGAGTATTAGTGGAAAAAGCAATgaatattacattgaaaaactaacatgacatttattttgggataaattttttttccaaatgtgATACTTATTTTGGGACTGAAggagtatttaataaaaatagtaaatgtattatatacaataaattacattaaagttaattaaataatgatattaaatatattataattaattaatgacattaaatatttattaaaaatatattaaataagttttattgTGCATCATTTACACTTCCCAATAATCtcatgttatatatttaatgaagGGAGAAAGGGTTTTCAATGGTTTTTGTTTGTCACAACCTATCTTATTCTCAGTTTCACACAAGATGAGgatattgattcaaatttatttaagttcTCATTCATTGtatctttctttaattttcttgtgCTATCATTGCAACAAAGAATTCTTTTACTAATGCAAAAAATTGATACTATCATTTCTCTGTGTAACTGGATTTTCTCCGGTAACATCCCTATTCAATCTCTGTGTCTcccattctttttttattctaactttaggttctctctcttctattatctctttttctctttatgtttttctttctacAGAGACAACTTTCGGAATTCTTGCTACTTCTTTTCGAGCTTTAAGATTTTGGGGAATGAGGAGTGGAGTAAATCTTGTGCCATTGTTGACAATTAATTTGGAGATTACAACCATCATGGAAGTATGAGTAATTGAGTGAGTTAGGGTTTTCATGGAAAATATGTTATATGGAGTTGAATTTGGAAGTAGGAGTCCAATTCTAGTCTAAGGAGTCAAATTCTGTAAATTCCAAATAACACATTTGAAGAAACTAAACCCCTACCTATATATACCTCAAAATCCAAACTCACAAGTATATCACTATAACCTCAAAAGCTCTAGATGGTGGAGGTCTATTCCTGAACAAGAGGAATCTCAATAGGTTGAGAATCAATGGCAACAACTGAGGATTGCTCGCCTATTGGATGATTGGTCCTTTGATCACCTCTTTTCTCTTGCTTGCTACACTACTAGAATTAATAGATTTAACATCatacagttaacatcggttattggaataaccgatgttaacaaacacAAGGTGGCATTTCCGTAAATAAGTTTGGGTAACTAACaacggtttttaaaaaataccgaTGTTAACTACGCTTTCTTTATAAAACCCAAAGGCCAAAAACCCTCTTTCCCCTGCGTGCTCTATTGACGAACAAACAAAAGCTTTTCTCTACCGCGACTGTGAGCATCAACCCAAGGTACAGCTAGCCAAAAACCCTTCTTGATTTACAATCGCAAAGGCCAAATCAAGAAGTTGGTCTACGTTCCTGTCTTGCAGCTCTTGATTTTCAAACAAACCCTTCTTGATTTTCAAACAAACCCTAACATTATGACAAGTTGTTGCAGGTGGTGAGGGATAGAGTTTGAGGGGTGTGATTGGAGAATTAGCGAAGTTGTTGCAGGTTCATTATGACAAGTTTTGGTTGATGGGTGCTACTGCTAGTTATGATAATTACTTGAATTTGGTGGGGAAGTTTCCTTCTATAGAGAAAGATTGGGATTTGCAACTTCTGCCTATTACCTTGATCTGTTAAGCCTCTTTCCGAATGCTATCACCATCCCAGGTCTAGGTAAAACAcgctttttaaatattataataattccaTTTCGTGAACTTTGGTGTTGTTTATGTGCTTAtgtttattactttttaaatttttaatatataccaaAGTTTGAAGCTCAAgtttgagtgttttttttagGTTGTTAGAAATGTTAGTTGGAGGATTTCAATCCGCAaactttctttcttcctttcacCCTTTTCCCAACAACTGGATGTATCTTATATCTCCTTCGAGTTTAAGTGtgttaactttttatttattaatttattatttttcgtaGGATAAGCCTTGTTAATTTGAATTAAGTGTTTTTAACATGCACTAACAAGTGGTTCATTCAAGTAATGATGGATTCAAATCTCAAGTAGGTGGTAAAAAGGGTTTGAATCCTAACTTGTGTATGGAAAAAAATCTGATTGAGAGCAGGTAACTTGCGTTTGAGTGTCTTCAGATTCCTTAAAAGAGATTAGTCTGACAAACAAGATATTCCTTTTGTTAtgtgtaacaaaaaaaagtgtttttaacATTGCTGACATTTTAAAGCACATAGTTGGGTTTGGGTTTTGTGTACTAAAAGTAAGGGGTGTTAGTGTTATGTTATggtgattttattgtttttgaatgacgaagtggACACTGGATCTTTATCTAAATTGTAATGTTTTGTTTTACAGCTTAATGGATTCATTTGTCCTACGCCATCAACCCCTCCCGCCTCAGACTCACCTACGAGGACATGTGGCTCCAATCCGATGATGGTGTTCGGCTTCACGCTTGGTTCATCAAGCTCTTCCCTAATTGCCGAGGTGCTCTTCCTTCTCTTCTCCTAGATTTCCTTTTATTCCTTTCATCTTGTACCATGAACTTTTCTGTTACTGTTACTTGAGGTTTTGTTTGAATTTGAACTGATTAAAAAGTAGTTGGCATGGTAGGGGAGAAATATAGATCGCCAAGAAAATTAGGGTATTATTTCCTATGATTTGAGTGAGACACGATGCTTTATGTTGCTTGTGAACAAATTAGTAAATTAGTAAAGATCACACCTTTACTAATTATTAATTCCTCCAAGAAATCCTGGTCATAAAACTCcatatctctctctttctttctctaaatGTTTGTGTGTGTATGTTGTGAATATGCTAATTCTTTAAGAAACACACCTTTTGAGTTTTGAGAATACGTAGGGTACtatataaggatgaagaagTATTTAAATAGGGGAATACAGCGAGGCTTGTGGCGTATGGATTATTATATGCAATGTAGTAGGATGATGATGTATACATTAGAACCTATAGTCTAAAACAGAGAAATGGAACCTATAGTGGTTTAAACTTTAAACGCTAGGATTTGGCTCCTCTCAAGTGAATTAGTGCACTTTAGAGGAATAAGTATGGATACAACTATTGCTTTGAAAACACAACAGATGAGATTTTAATAAAAAGGACCAAACTTAGATACTGCTCTATAGATACTTTTGGTGTTCTTGTATATGTTGACCTTTAATGTGAACCTTTATTGTGTGGGTTAAACGCCAATTCTGATTAGAGGACTATACCAAAAGCACCTAAAGTATTTATCATCAGCACTAATAGCCCCTTCAGCAACCATCTCTGGTGTCTCCTCCTTCTGTGTGTCATTGGAAGGTACAAACTCCATTGGCTCggttaatttgttatttacatAATTTGCTTCTGAGAATACATCTTCATTTTCTGGTTCATTATCACTGACTTGTGTTGTCAAAGGAAGCAACTTAGTATCAGTTCCAGCTTCCTCACCTGACTTGCACTCAACTCTTATATCCATTGGTGCATCACCATTGAGTTCACCTTCTTCCGGGTACTCAATTTTTACCCTAGAAGAATGCACCTTCTCTTGCTCTTTCAGCTTCTGCTGTTGCTCTAGTTGAGTTTCGTTCGCAGTGTCATCTGTGGAAGAACTTGTTTCCTCATCTGCATTGCATTCCCCTTCTTGAGCTAGTAGAACCTCTTTATATGTTTTAGGCTTAGCTTgatcatccctcttatctttagATATTGCTGTATCCTCATCGTGCAGTCCCACAGGAAGCTCCTCAATAAATATCTCATTCTCAGACCGTGTTTCTCCATTAGAAATATTCATTTCATTGTCCCTTTCATGCTCCTCATGTAATCCCAATGGCAGTTCCATCATTGCATAGTTCTCTGAATCTGATCCTTCTTGTGCCGAATCATTCACCATGGCTGGGAGACTTCCAGATCTAACGTCATCATGTTCTTCCCTCTCAATACTAACATCATTGATATCTTCATCAATAACTCCCACAGGCAATTCTTCCCAAACAGTCTTGTCCAATTTATCAACCTCAATGGGAATGTCTTCCGCAATCGGATTGTCTTTCGCTTCTGATTTAGCTTCGGATTCCACAGCCATTTTGTCACTCTCAGACAGATCACTTGAAGAATTCAATGCATCAGATGCAACCACTTGGCTGGTGTCCTCATTATCTGAGCCATTTGGAAGTGCAACAGACTCTGCTCCCTCATTTGATGGAGGATCAACTGGTGACTGAGATTCACTTCCACCATCATTAGCACAAGGACCTTTTACATCATCCCTAGTGCCTTCAGCTGAATCTTCTGGTACAGCAACCTTTTCTTCTTGCTgcttttgcacatgttcttcACTCTGCATGTTCATTAGAGTGATTTCAACGTGTTCCTGAACATCAGCATCCGGCATCTGCTGCTGACGTTTCTTGGCTATTATAGAATCAAGCCTTTCTTGCAAGATTATGAGCTCCCTAGCCAAGGATTTTCTGATCTCCCTGAAACTTGGATGCAAACCCTGATATAGATTGAACGAATGTAAGCATAACATTGAACAAAAAAGGAGAACTATATTAACCATCATAATTAAGATGATCAATGACTAATAGCTCAGACAAACCATAAACAACACTTATCTGTGTAGATCAAAATGCTCATCTTAGTTCAAATGCGGTTAAGCAGAGTGCTTTTTAATAGCTCAAGAGAAGATCATAAGATAATATCAAAACTCTAACACCCTTGTTTTCATTAGTCATGCATTCTGACACCGGAATGGTGTTCTCCTTTGGTTTAACTTTCTCACTGGTGTTTGGAGCATTCTGATGATTCAAATTTGGCTGAGCCTTGTCACGTGTGCCACTCACAGGAGTCTTGAATGTTTCACCAGTTGTAGCTTGGGAATTCCCTTTTGATGGAGGTGGACTTGGGGACCTCGAACTCGAACTCCCGTGGCCATTTTTCTCTTGCAATGCAGGTGGTGCAGCAGATACTTCAGTTTTCTCTTGGGCCAAAGTTTCTGTGTCTTTATCATCAGCACTAATTGCCTCTTCAGCAACCATCTCTGGTGTCTCCTCCTTCTGTGTGTCATTGGAAGGTACAAACTCTGTGTGTAAGTGTAAGTGCCAAGTGGCATAAGTATCATCAATATGATTGATAGGTGCATGCATGTATTCCTTTCCAGTTAAACCTATTAACttcaataattatgatttataGGTCCAATTTGAGGTTTAAGTGTAATGCAAACAAACTTTATTAGGATAGCCTCTCCTCTAAAACGCTATTAAAACTgtctaaatgaaattaattggGTTTAATTTGTGgtactttttattttgatataacaATTTGGATGAAAAGGCTTTCCTCGTGCAGGGGGGACCACTGCACTCTGTGGATCGTTCTTAAATTTCTGGCAGAGAAAACAAGAGTAGTTGTTCATTGAATGGGTGTTTTACTGTTTTATAAATCTATATATACAGTGAAACAAGTACTACTAGTTAATAACATACCTTTACTCAAGCAAGTTGTCACTgtattctctttttctttttttcctatatGGACTAATTAGCTTCTACTGTTTAGGACACGTAGGTCTTGTTTGTCTTTGATTCGGATTTGGATTCCGATTCACATCAATTCCCATTAGTTTAGATTCAAGAAATTAGATTCGTTGCATTTTCTGGATAGGATTGAGATGCGTTTTCAGTCATTTTGACCTGATTTAATttcatatcatattttaaaaatttataattaattatttgattattttatgtagacatttatttg contains:
- the LOC121172609 gene encoding uncharacterized protein codes for the protein MVAEEAISADDKDTETLAQEKTEVSAAPPALQEKNGHGSSSSRSPSPPPSKGNSQATTGETFKTPVSGTRDKAQPNLNHQNAPNTSEKVKPKENTIPVSECMTNENKGVRVLILSYDLLLSY